In one window of Pseudomonas sp. IAC-BECa141 DNA:
- a CDS encoding multidrug effflux MFS transporter, giving the protein MNFRTLLILGALTAFGPLAIDFYLPAFPTMALAFGTDEKHVQLTLSAYFFGLSIGQLAYGPLADRFGRRIPLLIGLTLFTLASVACAYAPNLEWLIGARLLQALGGCAGMVIARAVVSDKCDAVGSAKVFSQLMLVMGLAPILAPMLGGLLVNTSGWQSIFLVLTGFSALAGLAVALGLPESLPAHVPRQPLSGALRQYGRLLTDPVYMGHALTGGIAIAGMFAYIAGSPFIFIKLYGVPAEHFGWLFGTNAAGFILVAQVNARLLAKRGPAFLLSRAVWVYLCAGLTLLAVGALHTEALWPLLIPLFICVASLGCISPNAAACAMNGQGGRAGSASALLGSLQFSVAAGASALVGILHDGTAVPMATVISLCGLLVVCAAMLTRRIQNARALAKAQAEI; this is encoded by the coding sequence ATGAACTTCCGTACCCTTCTGATTCTCGGTGCCCTGACCGCTTTCGGTCCGTTGGCGATCGACTTCTATCTACCCGCCTTTCCAACCATGGCGCTGGCGTTCGGCACGGATGAGAAACACGTCCAGCTGACGCTGTCGGCTTACTTTTTCGGCCTGTCCATCGGCCAACTGGCTTACGGGCCGTTGGCGGATCGCTTCGGTCGGCGGATTCCGCTGCTCATTGGTCTGACGCTGTTCACGCTGGCGTCAGTGGCCTGCGCCTACGCACCGAATCTGGAATGGCTGATCGGCGCGCGGCTCTTGCAGGCGCTGGGCGGCTGTGCGGGGATGGTGATTGCCCGAGCGGTGGTCAGCGACAAATGCGATGCGGTGGGCTCGGCGAAAGTCTTCTCGCAACTGATGCTGGTGATGGGGCTGGCACCGATTCTGGCGCCGATGCTCGGCGGCCTGCTGGTGAACACGTCGGGATGGCAGTCGATCTTCCTGGTGCTGACCGGTTTCAGTGCCTTGGCCGGACTGGCGGTAGCCCTCGGCCTGCCGGAAAGTCTGCCGGCGCATGTTCCGCGTCAGCCGTTGTCTGGCGCCCTGCGTCAGTACGGCCGGTTGCTGACCGATCCGGTCTACATGGGCCATGCCCTGACCGGCGGCATCGCCATCGCCGGGATGTTTGCCTACATCGCCGGTTCCCCGTTCATTTTCATCAAATTGTATGGCGTACCCGCCGAGCACTTCGGCTGGCTGTTCGGTACCAACGCGGCCGGGTTCATTCTGGTGGCGCAGGTCAATGCGCGGCTGCTGGCCAAACGTGGCCCGGCCTTCCTGCTGTCGCGAGCGGTCTGGGTTTACCTGTGTGCCGGGCTGACGCTGCTTGCGGTCGGCGCCTTGCACACCGAAGCGCTGTGGCCATTGCTGATTCCGTTGTTCATCTGCGTGGCCAGCCTTGGTTGCATCAGCCCCAACGCGGCAGCGTGTGCAATGAACGGGCAGGGTGGTCGCGCCGGCAGTGCTTCAGCCTTGCTCGGCAGCCTGCAATTCAGTGTCGCCGCCGGGGCTTCGGCGCTGGTGGGGATCCTGCACGATGGCACCGCCGTGCCGATGGCCACTGTCATCAGCCTGTGTGGTCTGCTGGTGGTGTGTGCAGCGATGCTTACCCGGCGCATACAGAATGCCCGGGCGCTGGCAAAGGCGCAGGCTGAAATCTGA
- a CDS encoding BMP family ABC transporter substrate-binding protein, which translates to MHKRPLQTLLCIAMGLGLSLSASAADPLKVGFVYIGPIGDHGWTYQHEQGRKALAEKLGSQITTNYVENVAEGADAERVIRNMAKDNYDLIFTTSFGYMNPTVKVAKQFPKVTFEHATGYKQDKNLGTYLARTYEGRYVGGFLAAKMTKTKKIGYVASFPIPEVIRDINAIQLALNKYNPGTEIKVVWVNSWFDPGKEADAANALIDQGVDVVFQHTDSPAPIQVAERRGVYAVGYASDMAHFGPKAVLTSIVNDWAPHYIQATQSVIDHTWKSQDYWGGLKEGTVELPISDLVPAPVKAEAEQIIADIKSGALQPFTGPIKDQAGVEKIPAGVSATNAELASMNYYVEGMKAEMPK; encoded by the coding sequence ATGCATAAACGTCCACTGCAAACACTGCTGTGCATCGCCATGGGCCTTGGCCTCAGCCTGAGCGCCAGTGCCGCCGATCCACTGAAAGTCGGCTTCGTCTACATCGGCCCCATCGGCGACCACGGCTGGACGTATCAGCATGAGCAGGGGCGCAAGGCGCTGGCGGAAAAACTCGGCTCGCAGATCACCACCAACTATGTGGAAAACGTCGCCGAAGGCGCCGATGCCGAGCGGGTGATCCGCAACATGGCCAAGGACAATTACGACCTGATCTTCACCACCTCTTTCGGCTACATGAACCCGACGGTGAAAGTGGCCAAACAGTTTCCCAAGGTGACCTTCGAACACGCCACCGGCTACAAGCAGGACAAAAACCTCGGCACCTACCTCGCTCGTACCTACGAGGGCCGTTATGTCGGCGGTTTCCTGGCCGCGAAAATGACCAAGACCAAAAAGATCGGCTACGTAGCCTCGTTCCCGATCCCGGAAGTGATCCGCGACATCAACGCCATCCAGCTGGCCCTGAACAAATACAACCCCGGCACGGAGATCAAAGTGGTGTGGGTCAACTCCTGGTTCGATCCGGGCAAAGAGGCTGACGCCGCCAACGCGCTGATCGATCAGGGCGTGGACGTGGTGTTCCAGCACACCGACAGTCCGGCGCCGATCCAGGTCGCCGAACGGCGCGGTGTGTATGCCGTGGGCTACGCTTCGGACATGGCGCACTTCGGGCCGAAAGCGGTGCTGACCTCGATCGTCAACGACTGGGCGCCGCACTACATTCAGGCGACCCAGAGCGTGATCGACCACACCTGGAAATCACAGGACTACTGGGGCGGGTTGAAGGAAGGCACGGTCGAACTGCCGATCAGCGATCTGGTGCCGGCACCGGTGAAGGCCGAAGCCGAGCAGATCATCGCCGACATCAAGAGCGGCGCCCTGCAACCGTTCACCGGGCCGATCAAGGATCAGGCCGGCGTCGAGAAAATCCCGGCGGGCGTGAGCGCGACCAACGCCGAACTGGCGTCGATGAATTACTACGTCGAAGGCATGAAGGCCGAAATGCCGAAGTAA
- a CDS encoding LysR family transcriptional regulator, with the protein MLRFDDLQLFVRAADLGSLSAAARVMDMSAAVASAALKRIEQQLGARLLARSTRSLRLTAEGEGFLEYARAALSNLDEGRRLLASGQDQVSGILQLSAPSDFGRNLLLPWLDDFQREHPKLTVRLLLGDRIADLFRQPVDIALRYGEPEDSSLVALPIAPHNRRVLCASPAYLARHGEPLHLEQLAQHNCLLYMLGGRVHDHWSFHDGKREVGLTVSGDRFSDDADVVRLWAVAGAGIAYKSWLDVAGDVLAGRLKVLLPELLCERAPLNLLCAHRAQLSKPVNLLREMLASRCAELGSRFPVFQKSDH; encoded by the coding sequence ATGCTGCGTTTCGATGACTTGCAGTTATTTGTTCGGGCGGCGGATCTCGGCAGCCTGTCGGCGGCGGCGCGGGTGATGGACATGTCCGCCGCCGTGGCCAGTGCTGCGCTCAAACGGATCGAGCAGCAATTGGGCGCGCGGCTGTTGGCGCGCTCCACTCGTAGCCTGCGGCTGACGGCCGAAGGTGAAGGGTTTCTCGAATACGCCCGGGCGGCGCTGAGCAATCTCGATGAAGGCCGCCGCCTGCTGGCCAGCGGGCAGGATCAGGTCAGCGGGATTCTGCAGCTGTCGGCGCCCTCCGACTTCGGGCGCAACCTGCTGTTGCCGTGGCTCGATGATTTTCAGCGTGAACACCCGAAGCTGACGGTGCGCCTGTTGCTGGGCGACCGCATCGCTGACCTGTTTCGCCAGCCGGTGGACATCGCCTTGCGCTATGGCGAGCCGGAGGATTCGAGCCTGGTGGCGTTGCCGATTGCCCCGCACAACCGACGGGTGTTGTGCGCATCGCCCGCCTACCTGGCCCGGCACGGCGAGCCGCTGCATCTGGAACAGCTCGCTCAGCACAACTGCCTGCTTTATATGCTCGGTGGCCGGGTGCACGACCATTGGAGTTTCCACGACGGCAAGCGTGAAGTCGGCCTGACGGTCAGTGGCGACCGCTTCAGTGACGATGCCGATGTGGTACGCCTGTGGGCGGTGGCGGGAGCCGGCATCGCCTACAAGTCGTGGCTCGATGTGGCCGGTGATGTGCTGGCGGGGCGGCTGAAAGTGCTGCTGCCGGAGCTGCTCTGCGAACGCGCTCCGCTGAATCTGCTGTGCGCCCATCGCGCACAATTGAGTAAGCCAGTGAACCTTCTGAGGGAAATGCTCGCCAGCCGTTGCGCCGAATTGGGTAGCCGTTTTCCCGTTTTCCAGAAGTCTGACCATTAG
- a CDS encoding ArsR/SmtB family transcription factor gives MEHAPCISQIATLLADPKRSAMMWALMDGSARQTEELALLAGLSPSSASAHLGRLSAGGLLKVEARGRKRFFRLAAPEIGAAIEALASATLASAPREIPEVFKRASPVVRPQAAPSSLLRARFCDDHLGGTLAADLYQRLLDAGWIEQLEHRVVVTHKGSTQLAGRGVYIQALAHRNAQVACACPDWSERRPHMGGSLGAALLQLFMQSGWLVLPNDSRALQLTAAGQREIHRFACETELEMAL, from the coding sequence ATGGAACATGCACCTTGCATCAGCCAGATCGCCACGTTGCTGGCCGATCCCAAACGCAGCGCAATGATGTGGGCGCTCATGGATGGCTCGGCGCGGCAGACCGAGGAACTGGCGTTGCTGGCGGGGCTTTCGCCGTCATCGGCCAGTGCGCATCTGGGGCGCTTGTCCGCTGGCGGTCTGTTGAAGGTCGAGGCGCGCGGTCGCAAACGCTTCTTCCGCCTGGCGGCTCCCGAAATCGGCGCGGCCATCGAAGCGCTCGCCAGCGCCACGCTGGCCAGCGCTCCGCGAGAAATCCCCGAAGTGTTCAAGCGTGCCTCGCCGGTCGTCAGACCCCAGGCGGCTCCTTCATCACTGCTGCGCGCAAGGTTTTGTGACGACCATCTGGGCGGAACGCTGGCCGCCGACCTGTACCAGCGCCTGCTTGATGCCGGATGGATCGAACAGCTTGAGCATCGAGTGGTGGTCACGCATAAAGGCTCGACACAGCTGGCCGGGCGCGGCGTTTATATCCAGGCGCTGGCCCACCGCAATGCCCAGGTGGCGTGCGCCTGTCCGGACTGGAGCGAACGTCGCCCGCACATGGGTGGCTCGCTGGGAGCGGCGTTGCTGCAGTTGTTCATGCAGTCGGGCTGGCTGGTGCTGCCCAACGATTCCCGCGCCTTGCAACTGACGGCGGCGGGCCAGCGGGAAATTCATCGATTTGCCTGTGAAACCGAGCTGGAAATGGCGTTGTAG
- a CDS encoding calcium:proton antiporter, with the protein MFTILKQESFLLLAVIAACVAYPLEHWLLHSGQIVALTAGLVLIAFIVAASMRVAHQAELLAEKVGDPYGTMILTLAAVLVEVVILAIMMSNEASPTLVRDTIYSAVMLDINGILGLAALMGGIKHGEQSYNDDSARSYSVMILTAMGVSMVVPEFIPKANWKLYSAFTIGAMVLLYALFLRMQVGPHSYFFSYSYPDKRRKKEPVEQEPKPVSLALSIGILVFGVVVIGALAEVMSKTLDLGLEGTGAPPVITAILVAAISAAPEILTALRAALANRMQSVVNIAMGASLSTVILTVPVMEAMALYTGQPFQMAMTPVQTVMIFITLIVSAINLNDGETNAIEGMTHFVLFATFIMLSLLGL; encoded by the coding sequence ATGTTCACCATCCTCAAGCAAGAAAGCTTTCTGCTGTTGGCCGTCATCGCCGCCTGTGTTGCCTATCCGCTGGAGCACTGGTTGCTGCACAGCGGCCAGATCGTTGCCTTGACGGCCGGGCTGGTGCTGATCGCGTTCATCGTCGCCGCCTCGATGCGCGTCGCCCATCAGGCTGAACTGCTCGCGGAAAAAGTCGGCGACCCGTACGGCACGATGATCCTGACGCTCGCCGCCGTGCTGGTGGAAGTGGTGATCCTGGCGATTATGATGAGCAACGAAGCCTCGCCGACCCTGGTACGCGACACGATCTATTCGGCGGTGATGCTCGACATCAACGGCATCCTCGGTCTCGCCGCGCTGATGGGCGGGATCAAGCATGGCGAGCAGTCCTACAACGATGATTCGGCCCGCAGTTACAGCGTGATGATCCTCACCGCCATGGGCGTGTCGATGGTGGTGCCGGAGTTCATTCCCAAGGCCAACTGGAAACTCTATTCGGCGTTCACCATCGGCGCGATGGTGTTGCTTTATGCGTTGTTCCTGCGCATGCAGGTCGGGCCGCACAGCTACTTTTTCAGCTACAGCTACCCGGACAAACGCCGCAAGAAAGAGCCGGTGGAGCAGGAGCCGAAACCGGTCAGCCTGGCGCTGTCGATCGGCATTCTGGTGTTCGGTGTGGTGGTGATTGGCGCACTGGCCGAAGTGATGTCCAAGACCCTCGATCTGGGCCTGGAAGGGACGGGCGCACCGCCGGTGATCACGGCGATTCTGGTGGCGGCGATTTCGGCAGCGCCGGAGATTCTGACTGCGTTGCGCGCAGCGTTGGCCAACCGTATGCAGTCGGTTGTCAACATCGCGATGGGGGCTTCGTTGTCGACGGTGATCCTGACGGTGCCGGTGATGGAAGCAATGGCGCTTTACACGGGGCAGCCGTTTCAGATGGCGATGACGCCGGTGCAGACAGTGATGATTTTCATCACGTTGATCGTCAGCGCGATCAACCTTAATGACGGTGAGACCAATGCCATCGAAGGCATGACCCACTTTGTGCTGTTTGCGACGTTCATCATGTTGTCGCTGCTGGGCCTCTGA
- a CDS encoding putative quinol monooxygenase, which yields MSQPFTAIATLIARPGQQEALEQHLRALIEPTRAEAGCGQYELHQDLTNPLAFYMIEQWASDEALQAHDASAHIQHFRSQAEAFLEHFELKRLRVIA from the coding sequence ATGTCCCAGCCTTTCACCGCCATCGCCACCCTGATCGCCCGACCTGGCCAGCAGGAGGCCCTCGAACAGCACCTGCGCGCTCTGATCGAGCCGACCCGCGCCGAAGCCGGTTGCGGTCAATACGAACTGCACCAGGACCTGACCAATCCGCTGGCCTTCTACATGATCGAGCAGTGGGCCAGCGACGAAGCCCTGCAGGCTCACGATGCCAGCGCCCATATCCAGCACTTCCGCAGCCAGGCCGAGGCGTTCCTCGAACACTTCGAACTCAAGCGCCTGCGGGTCATTGCCTGA
- a CDS encoding MFS transporter, with the protein MDTGNFSAADRLERLPVSGYHRIIFIIIALAFFFDSMDLAMMTFLLGSIKAEFGLSSAQAGLLASSSFFGMVLGASLSGLLADRFGRKPVFQWSIVLWGLASYLCSTAQTVESLTLFRILLGIGMGMEFPIAQSMLSELIPAQRRGRYIALMDGFWPLGFVAAGVLSYFLLPLIGWRDIFLVLAVPAVFVLAIRFFIPESPRWLEQAGKHDAADKVLRGIEARVQASLGGAALPEPVRLPRSVTPPGHFLSALKQIWSPLYRQRTTMIWSLWFFALLGFYGLTSWLSALLQQSGFAVTQSVYYTVLISLGGIPGFLMAAWLVERWGRKPVCIVTLLGGGVMAFLYGQSAVFGGNVALLIGTGLLMQFFLFGMWAVLYTYTPELYPTSARATGSGFASAIGRVGSLLGPLVTGLVFPITGQGGVFALGALCFAIAAAVVWLFGMETRGKTLEELTEAVVR; encoded by the coding sequence ATGGACACGGGAAACTTCAGCGCGGCAGATCGACTGGAGCGTCTGCCAGTCAGCGGTTATCACCGGATCATCTTCATCATCATCGCCCTGGCGTTTTTCTTCGACTCCATGGATCTGGCGATGATGACCTTCCTGCTCGGCTCGATCAAAGCCGAGTTCGGCCTGAGCAGTGCGCAGGCTGGTCTACTGGCCAGTTCGAGTTTTTTCGGCATGGTGCTGGGGGCGTCGCTGTCCGGACTGCTGGCTGATCGGTTCGGTCGCAAACCGGTGTTCCAATGGAGCATCGTCTTGTGGGGGCTGGCCAGTTACCTGTGTTCCACGGCGCAGACGGTCGAGAGCCTGACGCTGTTTCGCATTCTGCTGGGGATAGGCATGGGCATGGAGTTTCCGATTGCCCAGTCCATGTTGTCGGAGTTGATCCCCGCGCAGCGTCGGGGTCGTTACATTGCCTTGATGGACGGTTTCTGGCCGCTCGGTTTCGTGGCTGCCGGGGTACTGTCGTATTTCCTGCTGCCGTTGATTGGCTGGCGCGACATCTTCCTGGTGTTGGCGGTGCCGGCGGTGTTCGTGCTGGCGATCCGCTTTTTCATTCCCGAGTCGCCGCGCTGGCTGGAACAGGCCGGCAAGCATGACGCGGCGGACAAGGTTTTGCGCGGGATCGAAGCGCGGGTACAGGCCTCACTCGGCGGTGCTGCATTGCCGGAGCCGGTTCGTCTGCCACGAAGCGTGACCCCTCCGGGCCATTTCCTTTCGGCGCTCAAGCAGATCTGGTCACCGTTGTATCGCCAGCGCACGACGATGATCTGGAGCCTGTGGTTCTTCGCGTTGCTCGGTTTCTACGGCCTGACCTCGTGGCTCAGTGCGTTGTTGCAACAATCGGGTTTTGCCGTGACCCAGTCGGTGTATTACACGGTGCTGATTTCCCTCGGCGGGATTCCTGGCTTCCTGATGGCCGCCTGGCTGGTGGAGCGTTGGGGTCGCAAGCCGGTGTGCATCGTCACGTTGCTCGGCGGCGGGGTGATGGCGTTTCTGTACGGACAAAGCGCGGTGTTTGGCGGCAACGTGGCGCTGCTGATCGGCACGGGTCTGTTGATGCAGTTTTTCCTGTTCGGCATGTGGGCGGTGCTCTACACCTACACACCGGAACTCTATCCGACCTCGGCGCGGGCAACGGGCTCGGGGTTTGCTTCGGCCATCGGACGCGTCGGCTCGCTGCTCGGGCCGTTGGTCACCGGGCTGGTGTTCCCGATCACCGGGCAGGGCGGGGTGTTTGCGCTGGGTGCGTTGTGCTTTGCAATCGCGGCGGCAGTGGTGTGGCTGTTCGGGATGGAGACCCGCGGCAAGACGCTGGAAGAGCTGACCGAAGCGGTCGTGCGCTGA
- a CDS encoding zinc-binding alcohol dehydrogenase family protein: MKAIAYYASLPISDEKSLQDIELPEPVAGPRDLLVEVKAISVNPVDTKVRQNVAPEGGAAKVLGWDVAGVVKAVGSEVTLFKAGDKVFYAGSIARAGGNSELHVVDERIVGHMPKTLGFAEAAALPLTAITAWELLFERLQIREGNTDEGQSLLIVGAAGGVGSILTQLASQLTGLKVIGTASRPETRDWVTELGADRVIDHSQPLSEELKRAGVANVTHVASLTQTDQHLDQLVEALAPQGKLALIDDPKALDVTKLKRKSLSLHWEFMYTRSLFETADMIEQHKLLNRVAGLIDSGTLKTTVGEHFGTINASNLRRAHELLESGKAKGKIVLEGF, translated from the coding sequence ATGAAAGCCATCGCCTATTACGCCTCGCTCCCGATCAGCGACGAAAAATCCCTGCAAGACATCGAATTGCCGGAACCGGTAGCCGGCCCCCGCGACCTGCTGGTAGAAGTCAAAGCGATTTCGGTCAACCCGGTCGACACCAAGGTTCGCCAGAACGTCGCGCCCGAAGGCGGCGCCGCCAAGGTACTGGGCTGGGACGTGGCCGGTGTGGTCAAGGCCGTCGGCAGTGAAGTGACCCTGTTCAAGGCCGGCGACAAGGTGTTCTACGCCGGTTCCATCGCCCGGGCCGGTGGCAACAGCGAACTGCACGTGGTGGATGAGCGGATCGTCGGCCATATGCCGAAAACCCTCGGTTTCGCCGAAGCTGCTGCCCTGCCGCTGACGGCGATCACGGCTTGGGAGTTGTTGTTTGAACGCCTGCAGATTCGCGAAGGCAATACCGATGAAGGCCAGAGCCTGCTGATCGTCGGCGCGGCCGGCGGCGTCGGTTCGATCCTCACCCAACTCGCCAGCCAGTTGACCGGGCTCAAGGTGATCGGCACCGCCTCCCGCCCGGAGACCCGCGACTGGGTGACCGAACTGGGCGCTGATCGGGTGATCGATCACAGCCAGCCGTTGAGCGAAGAGCTGAAACGCGCCGGTGTCGCCAACGTGACCCACGTGGCCAGCCTCACCCAGACCGACCAGCACCTGGACCAACTGGTCGAAGCCCTGGCACCGCAAGGCAAGCTGGCGCTGATCGATGATCCGAAGGCGCTGGACGTGACCAAGCTCAAGCGCAAGAGCCTGTCGCTGCACTGGGAGTTCATGTACACCCGCTCGCTGTTCGAAACCGCGGACATGATCGAGCAGCACAAACTGCTCAACCGGGTGGCCGGGCTGATCGACAGCGGGACCTTGAAAACCACGGTCGGCGAGCACTTCGGCACGATCAACGCAAGCAACCTGCGCCGCGCCCATGAGTTACTGGAAAGCGGCAAGGCCAAGGGGAAAATTGTTTTAGAAGGTTTCTAA
- a CDS encoding heavy-metal-associated domain-containing protein, with amino-acid sequence MQVFTVEGMSCGHCVKAVTQAVQSKDPAASVRVDLAAKEVGVESALSAEQVIEAISEEGYAIKLA; translated from the coding sequence ATGCAAGTGTTCACTGTTGAAGGCATGTCCTGCGGTCACTGTGTCAAAGCTGTCACCCAGGCGGTGCAGAGCAAGGATCCGGCCGCCAGCGTGCGGGTCGATCTGGCGGCGAAGGAAGTCGGCGTCGAAAGTGCGCTGAGCGCCGAGCAAGTGATCGAGGCGATCAGCGAAGAAGGTTATGCGATCAAACTCGCCTGA
- a CDS encoding adenosine deaminase, whose product MYDWLNALPKAELHLHLEGSLEPELLFALAERNKIALPWSDVETLRKAYAFNNLQEFLDLYYQGADVLRTSQDFYDLTWAYLLRCKEQNVIHTEPFFDPQTHTDRGIPFEVVLNGIAAALKDGEQQLGITSGLILSFLRHLSEDEAQKTLDQALPFRDAFVAVGLDSSEMGHPPSKFQRVFDRARHEGFLTVAHAGEEGPPEYIWEAIDLLKIQRIDHGVRAIEDERLMQRIIDEQIPLTVCPLSNTKLCVFDHMSQHNILDMLERGVKVTVNSDDPAYFGGYVTENFHALHTHLGMTQDQAKRLAQNSLDARLVKP is encoded by the coding sequence ATGTACGACTGGCTCAACGCCCTGCCCAAAGCCGAACTGCACCTGCACCTCGAAGGCTCGCTGGAGCCCGAGCTGCTGTTCGCCCTGGCCGAACGCAACAAGATCGCCCTGCCGTGGAGCGACGTTGAAACCCTGCGCAAGGCTTACGCCTTCAACAACCTGCAGGAATTTCTCGACCTGTATTACCAGGGCGCCGACGTGTTGCGCACCTCCCAGGATTTCTACGACCTGACCTGGGCCTACCTGCTGCGCTGCAAAGAACAGAACGTGATTCACACCGAGCCGTTCTTCGATCCGCAGACCCACACCGACCGCGGCATCCCGTTCGAAGTGGTGCTCAATGGCATCGCCGCCGCGCTGAAGGATGGCGAGCAGCAACTGGGCATCACCAGCGGCTTGATCCTGAGTTTCCTGCGCCACCTGAGCGAAGACGAAGCACAGAAAACCCTCGACCAGGCGCTGCCGTTCCGCGATGCATTCGTTGCGGTGGGTCTGGACAGTTCCGAGATGGGTCACCCGCCGAGCAAGTTCCAGCGCGTGTTCGACCGTGCCCGTCACGAAGGCTTCCTCACCGTCGCCCATGCCGGTGAGGAAGGGCCGCCGGAGTACATCTGGGAAGCCATCGACCTGCTGAAAATCCAGCGCATCGACCACGGCGTACGCGCCATCGAAGACGAGCGCCTGATGCAGCGAATCATCGACGAGCAGATCCCGCTGACCGTGTGCCCGCTGTCGAACACCAAGCTCTGCGTGTTCGATCACATGTCGCAGCACAACATCCTCGACATGCTCGAGCGCGGCGTGAAGGTCACGGTGAATTCCGATGACCCGGCGTACTTCGGTGGTTACGTGACCGAGAACTTCCATGCGCTGCACACCCATCTGGGCATGACCCAGGATCAGGCCAAACGCCTGGCGCAGAACAGTCTGGATGCGCGATTGGTAAAACCGTAA
- a CDS encoding isopenicillin N synthase family dioxygenase encodes MNQLPIIDISPLYSNDQNAWPAVAEQIDHACREWGFFYIKGHPISAQRIAALLDYAQRFFAQPAEEKLKIDITRTVHHRGYGAIATEQLDPDKPSDLKETFDMGLHLPADHPEVLAEKPLRGPNRHPAMPGWEALMEQHYLDMQALAQTLLRAMTLALGIERDFFDTRFNEPVSVLRMIHYPPRHTASSAEQQGAGAHTDYGCITLLYQDAAGGLQVKNVKGQWIDAPPIEGTFVVNLGDMMARWSNDRYRSTPHRVISPLGVDRYSMPFFAEPHPDTRIECLPGCQDAQHPAKYPTTTCAEFLLSRFADTYAYRREQEAV; translated from the coding sequence ATGAACCAACTCCCGATCATCGATATCTCGCCGCTTTACTCCAACGACCAGAACGCCTGGCCCGCCGTCGCCGAACAGATCGACCACGCCTGCCGCGAATGGGGCTTTTTCTACATCAAGGGTCATCCGATTTCTGCGCAGCGCATCGCCGCCCTGCTTGATTACGCGCAGCGCTTCTTTGCGCAACCGGCAGAAGAAAAACTCAAGATCGACATCACCCGGACCGTCCATCACCGCGGCTACGGCGCCATTGCCACCGAACAACTCGACCCGGACAAACCCAGCGACCTTAAGGAAACCTTCGACATGGGCCTGCACCTGCCGGCCGATCATCCCGAGGTGCTGGCGGAAAAACCCTTGCGCGGCCCCAACCGTCATCCAGCGATGCCCGGCTGGGAAGCGCTGATGGAGCAACACTATCTCGACATGCAGGCCCTCGCGCAAACCCTGTTGCGGGCCATGACTCTGGCGCTGGGCATCGAGCGCGACTTCTTCGACACTCGCTTCAATGAACCGGTCAGCGTGCTGCGAATGATCCACTACCCGCCGCGCCACACCGCCAGTTCCGCCGAGCAGCAAGGTGCCGGCGCGCACACCGATTACGGCTGCATCACTTTGTTGTATCAGGACGCGGCCGGTGGCTTGCAGGTGAAAAACGTCAAAGGCCAGTGGATCGACGCACCGCCCATCGAAGGTACCTTTGTGGTCAACCTCGGCGACATGATGGCGCGCTGGAGCAACGACCGTTATCGCTCGACCCCGCACCGGGTCATCAGCCCGCTCGGCGTGGATCGCTACTCGATGCCGTTCTTCGCCGAGCCGCATCCGGATACCCGCATCGAGTGCCTGCCCGGTTGCCAGGACGCACAGCATCCGGCGAAATATCCGACCACCACCTGCGCCGAGTTCCTGCTGTCGCGCTTCGCCGATACCTACGCCTATCGACGGGAGCAGGAAGCGGTGTGA